The Raphanus sativus cultivar WK10039 chromosome 2, ASM80110v3, whole genome shotgun sequence genome includes a region encoding these proteins:
- the LOC108837973 gene encoding DNA-directed RNA polymerase II subunit 7, which translates to MFFHIVLERNMQLHPRFFGRNLRENLVSKLMKDVEGTCSGRHGFVVAITGIESVGKGLIRDGTAFVTFPVKYQCVVFRPFKGEILEAVVTLVNKMGFFAEAGPVQIFVSKHLIPDDMEFQAGDMPNYTTSDGSVKIQKECEVRLKIIGTRVDATEIFCVGTIKDDFLGVINDPAAAA; encoded by the exons ATGTTCTTCCACATAGTGTTGGAGCGAAACATGCAATTACATCCTCGATTCTTTGGTCGCAACCTTCGTGAAAATCTCGTCTCTAAGCTCATGAAAGATGTCGAGGGCACTTGCAG TGGGCGACATGGGTTTGTAGTGGCGATAACAGGAATAGAAAGCGTAGGGAAAGGATTGATCCGAGATGGGACTGCCTTCGTCACCTTCCCCGTTAAGTACCAGTGCGTTGTTTTCAGACCTTTCAAAGGCGAGATTTTGGAAGCTGTTGTCACTTTGGTCAATAAG ATGGGTTTCTTCGCTGAAGCTGGCCCTGTTCAGATTTTTGTGTCCAAGCAT TTGATTCCAGATGATATGGAGTTTCAGGCTGGAGACATGCCTAACTACACGACATCTGATGGATCA GTTAAGATCCAGAAAGAATGTGAAGTAAGGCTAAAGATTATTGGAACAAGAGTCGATGCCACTGAAATC TTTTGTGTGGGTACCATCAAAGACGATTTTTTGGGAGTCATCAACGACCCTGCAGCCGCTGCATAA